CAGCCCCTTCCCAATAAGAAACCTTGGTGCTGCGGGAGGTGCGCAATTCCTGATCCGCGAGCAGCGGAGTGACATCCAGCGCAAGATCGAGCGACGGGAACTGCAGCCGCCATCGGCTTGGGTACGTAGCCTTGCTTGCTGGACTGGTCCAGGTTCCAGAAGACTCAATTTGAAAATCTGTCACCTCCAGATGTCGAGTGCGTCCATCAGGCGCCACGGCTGTCCCGCTCGACGCAAGATCGGACGATCCATCCTTCCGACGCATCCGATACAGCATGAGTTCAGTGTCGTCCTCCAACTGGATACTGAACCAGTCCCATCCGACTTGATCCGTCCCCAGATCGGCTGATCCAAATTCATGGTCCATCCAACTGGTGCCGGAAACCTCGAACTGTTCGCCGTCGATCGTTAGGCTCCCCGTCGTCGTGAGTCTCGTGAACGAATAGTAGTGAGAGGCTTGGCCCACCTCTTTTCCTTTTCGACTGATGCCATCCACACCGTGAGCGACGAGAGGCTTGGCCGGTTTAAGTGTAAGGGCGAGAGTATGCGTCTCGTCGCGAGCCACCAACGTATGTGAAGCCGATGGTTCCGTCGATGCTTCGGCTCGCCAATCATCGATCCAGACGTGGAGCCTCGACTCGTCAGCTCCGGCCTTCCCCAGCCCTTCACGGCTGAGCTTGTCGGAGAAATGAAATCGCTTCCCATTGATATCGGTCACGGCAAAATGAGCCAGGTACAGGTGGCTGATCGACCATTTCGACGGCAGGGTTTTGATTTCATCGGGTGGGATGGCTCGACGGAAGAAGGTCAACTCAAAGCCGAACGACCGGCCGTTTTTCGACTGCAGATGGCCCGTGTAGTACCACCACTCGGTTCGATAGGTCGGGTGAGATCCATGGTCCCGAGGGAAATTGTACCGATACCCAGCAGTTGCCAACTGAAACGGAGCCGGAGGTGGGTTGGCTCCAAATACCCAGCTGAAGTCTGAGGCCAAGAGGGCCACGATTAGAACAACTGGTCGGACGACGCGCATTATCCCCCTCGTTTCATTGATCAACGAACGCATCGGTCTAGAGCCCAACGTCCTCGGCTGTTTATATCATGCTCGCTCACGAGTGAACAAATCGACAGTCTCAGAGCGATGTTTTGCATTTCATCGTGGCTCGGCGATCCGTGCACGCCGTTGACAATTTTCACAAGTCTCAGTTATCGTGAGCCATGCAGACTGATCGTGGGCAGGAGCCGGCTGAGCGGAGTGCGTCCAAGCATGCCGAACCTTTTCCGATTCCCGGTCGTCTTCCGGTTTTCCCATTACCCAACGTCGTCTTTTTTCCCAAGACGTACCTACCGCTCCACATTTTTGAACCCCGTTATCGCCGGATGGTCGCCGATGTGACGATGGGCGGTCAATGTATCGCCATGGCTCTCCTTAAAGAAGGATGGGAGCCGGACTACTATGGGAATCCGGCAATCTATCCCGCGCTCTGTATCGGACGGATCGTGAGTGTGCAACCCTTGCCGGACGGTCGCTCCAACATTTTACTGCAAGGGCTCGAACGGTGTGAGATTTCCGAAGAACATTTCGACAAGCCCTATCGCGAAGCGACGATTCGCGTCACGCCCATGCGCTTCGACGAGGGGTTGACGAAAGACGTTCGGCGCGCACTGATCGACATGCTCGGGCGATACCTTCAGGCGAGAGAGGATAGCGCGGCGTGGCAAGGGTTCTTTCGTGATGAAGTCAGCGACGAAGTCCTGGTCAACACCCTTTCTACCTACCTGGACTGCACCCCCTTGGAGAAACAATTCCTGCTGGAAGCGGACGGACTCTACCAACGGGCTCGTCGATTGAACGATTTGGTTCAATTCATGCTGCACGAACATCCCGACACGAAGGGCTAGGAGTAATGAATCGGACCATCGCAATCGACGTCAGCCGTCTATGCAAATCGTATGACAGCCATAAAGCCGTCGATGACCTCTCGTTCCAGGTCTACGCCGGGGAAATTTTTGGTCTTTTGGGGCCGAACGGCGCGGGAAAGAGCACCACGCTCCGCACGCTCATCACGTTGCTCCATCCGACATCGGGCAGGGCAACCATCATGGGCTACGACTCAGTGCGCGAGGCGGATCAGGTGCGGACTGTGATCGGATACGTACCTCAAGAACGAGCGATCGACCGGTTTCTGACCGGGCGCGAACACCTCCAACTGCTTGGTGCGCTCTATCATCTTACTAAAGAAGAGGCGGCTAAACGCATCGGCGAGCTGCTCAAGCTGGTCGAGCTGGAAGCCCATGCGGACCGGCCTGCCAAGACCTATTCCGGAGGCATGAAGCGCAAGCTCGACATTGCCTGTGGGTTGCTGCCGGACCCCAAAATTTTGTTTCTCGATGAGCCCACCCTCGGCCTCGACGTGCAAAGCCGTCTCCGGATTTGGGACTATGTCCGGATGCTCAAAGCCCGTGGGATGACGGTCGTGATGACGACGAACTATCTGGATGAGGCCGATCGGCTCTGCGATCGGCTCGCCATTATCGACGGCGGCAAGATCAAAACGCTGGGCTCCCCGGCTGAGCTCAAGATCGCCCTCGGAGGGGATATCGTGGCCCTTACTCTGAAGGAGACGAGCCGAATCCCGTCGCTGGAATCGGACCTAACCGGCCGTCCGGCGATCAAGACCGTGAAGGCAACCACCAAGGGCTTGGATATCAGGGTAGAATCGCCAGAAAAGGCCTTGCCCACCATTCTCGAATCGGCCAATCGCTTAGGGTGCGACATCGAGTTTATTCAATACAACCGTCCGCGCTTAGACGATGTGTTTATCGCGCATACGGGAAGAGCCATCACCGAATCGGCTCCCGAAGTCGAGTCGGCGTAAAGGAGTCATGTGGGGCACTATTGGCAAGAAATCAATGCGTTGACGATGCGGTGGGTTCGGCGGTTGAGCCGGGAAAAATTTAGCATGCTGTTCACCTTGGTGCAGCCGATGCTGTTCTGGCTCATCTTCTTCGGTAACCTGTTTCAGCGGGCCGCGGACACGCAGGTCATGCAGGCGCCCAACTACATCAGCTTCCTCGCAGCCGGTGTCGTCGTCATGACGGTCCTGAACAACGGTTTGGCCGGGGGCGTCGATCTGCTCTTCGATAAGGAAAACGGGTTCCTTGAGCGTCTGATGTCCACGCCGATCCATCGAACTTCCGTCATCCTGAGCCGCTTTATCTTCGTCATGGCAATCACGTCGATGCAGGTCCTTGTGATTCTCGGCGTATCGTACCTCTTCGGCGTTTATCCAGCGACGGGTATTCTCGGCGTGGCGACGATCTTATTGATTGGGATGATGTTCGGCGTCGGCCTGACGGCCATTTCCATGGCGATGGCATTCTCCGTGAAAAGTCACGGAGATTTCTTCTCCGTATTGGGGTTTCTTTCGCTGCCCATGATCTTCCTCAGCTCCGCATTGGTTCCGTTGACGGCGATGCCGGGCTGGATGAGTTTTCTGGCGCAATTCAACCCGATGACCTGGGCTATTGATGCGGTGCGCCCTTTAATTCTGTCCGGCTGGACCGAAGCCTTGCCGCACGTAGGCATGGTGGTCTTGGTCATGATCGTGTTCGATGCGCTGTGTCTGTACGGTGGAGCCAAGGCCTTCCGCCGTGCAATGGGGTAACCTCACCATGAACCATGGATCGCTTGACCGACGACGGCATCCGTCGGATCATGACCGTAACGCCGCTATACGTCAGCCTGTGAACGACGGAGAGTGGTAGGGAATGATTCCGGAAAATCAGATTCGCGCGCTTATTCGCCTCCTCTCCGATGAGGACGACCGAATCGTCCGTACCATCAGCGGGAGACTCATCGATATCGGCCCATCGGCTGTCCCGCTTCTCCAAGAAGCTGAAATCGAACAGCCGGAAATGGCTGATCGGATCGCGTCCGTCCTTGATGAAATCCGAGGAAGCAAGCTGGAAGATGAACTGGCGACCCTAACGGCACGCTCGGACCAGCCCATGTGCCTGGAAACCGGCGCCTTTATGATCGCTCGCTACGCCTATCCGACGCTCGACGTCGCTCGCTATCGTGAGCAGCTCGATACGATGGCAGACGAAGTTCGAGCACGCATCGGCCATCGAGCGTCCGGGGAAGAAGCCGTCAACGCGCTCAATAGGTACCTCTTTGCTGAACAAGGGTTTAAGGGAAACACCAAGAACTACTATGAGGTTGAGAACAGCTACCTCAATTGCGTCATGGATCGGCGGGTCGGCATCCCCATCAGCCTGTCAGCGGTGTACCTCTTGATCGGACAGCGTTTGGCACTCCCGCTGTTCGGTATCGGCATGCCGGGGCATTTCCTGGTGAAGTATGAGTCCGACCGATACAAGATCTTCATCGATTGCTTCAACGGCGGGGCCTTGCTGACTGAAAAAAACTGTGCCCGTTTTCTGACTGAGGCCGGATACGGGTTCGAAGATAAGTACTTGCAAAAAAGTCCGGTGCGAGCGATTCTGTCTCGCATGATCAAGAACCTCTTGGCCATTTACTCCAAATCGGGTGACATCGGACGAACGACCCGCCTGACCAACTTCATCGAGATCCTCGGCGGCGTTCCTCGCGAAGAAGGGCTTTAGCTAGACAGGGATCGTCAACAGATCTTTCCCCTTCCAAATCTTCCCTCCATACTGCTCCCCCGCTTGCGCTTTGACGTCGTATCGATCCGCGACCGGATAGAAGTGCGAGAGCACGAGCTGTCCCACACCGGCCTCCTTCGCTACCTGACCGCACTGTCCGGCATGCAGATGAGCGGCGCCTGGACGATTGGCCGGGAACGAGCAATCGAGCACGGCAAGGTCGGCATCTTTGCAAAGGGCAACAAGGGCATCGCAATATTGAACATCTCCGGAGTACACGATCGTCCTGTCTCGGTATTCAATCCGATAGCCAACGGACGAGAGATCGGGAACATGGACAACGGGCTTGGGAACGATACGGGTGTCGCCGATCGTAAAGGGTTTGGTGGTTACTTCTTTCAAGGCGACTCGGAACGGAGCCGGCGAAAAGCTGGGGAAACTGCGCATGATCGACTGTAAGAGACGGATCGTGCCTTTCGGGCCGATCAGGGTCATCGCCGGACGATGGCCCCCTCCGTACTTGGCATAAATAACCGCGTCGAAGAAAAAGGTGATGAAATCGGAAAAGTGGTCGGCGTGAAAATGGGAGAATAGGATATGCGTGATCCTGTGTCGATCCACACCGGTTTTGATCAAATTCATCAAGGTGCGTGGACCGAAATCCAATACAATGAGTTGATCTGTGCGCACAAGATAACCAGCCGCAGCACGTGAGGGGTGCACATTGGTCCCCGAACCAAGAATCGTCAGGCGCATGAGCCGGATAGGTCAGCCATGGGTTAAGAAACGACGCCCAGTTGAGCAAGGATTTTCTGAGCTTCCATCAAGTCAGGATTGCTGCCTTGTTCGCTAAACCTGGAGCAGATCGAATCCAAGGTGCGTCTAGCAATATCCGGTTTGTTCAGTTTACGCAAGAGCCTCGCCAGGCCCGCCGCGGCTCTGAGTTCGAGCATTCGTGCCCGCTGATCACGAGCAACCTGCACGGCTTCTGAAAAACACTGCTCTGCCGCAACGATTGGTGGGTCGGATTGCGCGACTAATAGCTCGCCTTTGAGCCGCAGCAGTTCAGCCTGCCAGCACCGTTCTCCCTGTGTTACGGCGAGTTCCTGTGCCTGCTGAATAGCGGCCAAGCCTTCCGCTATATGTTGGTTCCGCAAATGACTCTCTGCGAGTAACGCCAAGGTATAGGTGTTGTTGAGACTGGCTTTGGCTCTCCGTGCAACCGAGAGTCCTTCTGCCAACCTTTCAAGGCCTGTCTCCTTTCCCTGTTCGGCCAAGGCCCAGCCTTGAAAGGACATCGCCCATGCTAACGGCACCTCAAACGAGTGTTTGGTGGAAAGCAGGATTGCTTCTTCGGTCAAGCTCAGGGTCCTATTCGTATCACGGAGCGTAGAACAGACCCATGACGCGGTCGCCAACGTAAATGCCAACGTGTACGGGTGTTCCAGTTCCCTCGCCATGGCGATCGCCTCTGTCACCAGTGCTTCGACCTCATCAATCTCTCCCAATATCCATAATGTTCTCGCCAGCATGATTCTCGCGGTGATGCCGGGGTCTTGGGTATAGGGTAACGTTTGCGAACGATGTCGATCCGGATCATACAGCGACTTTGCTTGACGTAAATGTCCCTTGGCCTCGTCAAACCTGCCAAGAAAAGAGTAAGTCGAGCCCACACTTTCGTGAGCTCGAATCAGCGGGTCCGGGTTTTGTTGATGGTTTGCCCACGAGAGGAGACTGTCGGCGAGAGTGCAGGCCTTGGCGAGAGGCCCTCTGACCAGCTGGAATACCCATAATCCCCAAATCGAGAGAAAATATCGCTCGGAACCAGGGTTCTCCTGCGAGAGACTTCTTGCTCTGAGATAATTGTGTTCGATCTCATCAGAGGCATACCCTCGTAACGTCAGCAAGGGAGCGCCGCGCGCGATGAGAAGGTCCAATTCCAGAGCATTACGCTCCTGGCTTTGCGGCAATGTCTCAAGCAAATGCAAAGTCCGATTAAAATGACTGAGCGCTTCCGCATCCGCGGATCGCGCCGCATCTCTCTGCGCCGCAAGGTGCCAATATTGAACAGCCGAATTGATCGCTCCGGCCTGTTCATAGTGATAGGCCAGCAACTCCGGTTCTGATTTGACCCGCTCTGCGAATCTACTCTCCAGCGCTTTTGCGATACGGGCATGTAGGAATCGGCGTGATTTTTTGGGCAGCGTGCTATAGGCTGCGTCTTGGATGAGACCGTGTTTAAAAAGATACTTAGCAGCTGGGATATCGCCTTCCTGAAAAATGAGCCCTGATGCTTTCAGCAAATCGAGAGCCGTTTTCAACTCTCCCTCGGTGACATCAACAGTCTCCCGTAACAGCTCGTAGCTGAACTCTCGCCCGATCGAGGCCCCCATTTGGACAATTTCCTTGGCGGGACCCAATCGGTCTATCCGTTCCATGAGCAAGGCCTGCAGGGAGTCAGGGATGGAGAGGTCCCTTAATGGCGCCTTCAGAATGAATGAGTCTTTCTCTTCGGTCAGCAACCCGGACTCGAGCAAGTTTTTCGTCAACTCTTCGATGTAAAGCGGAACACCATCGGTCTTGGCCAGAATCGCTTGCTCCACTTCGAGCGGAAGCGATTTCCCTCCGGTCAGCGATCCAAGAAGCTCCACGCTATGCCGCCGGGGAAGCCGACTCAACGTCAGAAACGTCACGTGGCCGTAATCCGCCCACACCGGTTTAAAGTCAGGCCGAAAGGCGATGATCAATAACACCCGCATCGGCTGGATGCGGTCGATAATCCTTGTCAGGAGATCCATCGTTGTCGGATCGAGCCAATGAGCGTCTTCCACGATAAAGAGTGTCGGGCAACGCCCTGCCAGTCGTTGGAGTTGCTGCACGAATGCTTCAAGGGTCATTTCCTTCCGTTTTTCAGACGACACATTCGGTGGCGGGCGCAGGTCATCTGTCCGGATCGAGAGCAGATCCGCCAGCAATGACACCGTGGTCCGGTCGTCGATACCGCTGTCGAGGGCCAGCGCATCGAGCTTCCGCAGCTGCGTGGGAGGAGTGTCCTCGCCGGTCAGTCCAGCCGCCTGTCGGAGATATGTGATGACCGGATACAGCGCCGTATTGGTGTGATACGGCGAACATTGAAATTGAATCGTCTGGTACCCCTCCTCCGCAAGTCGGTCACGCAGACTGCGGACCATGCGCGACTTGCCGATCCCGGCTTCACCGCAAAGGATGACCACCTGCCCTTCACCGCAGACAGCTTCGTGCCATCGACCCAGGAGAAGCGCCGTTTCGTGCTCCCTGCCTATGAAATGGCCCAATCGGCCGGCTCGATAAGACTCGAACCGGCTGGCCGACGGTTTGATGCTTAGCACCTGCCAGACATGCACCGGCGTTTCGAACCCCTTGAGTGAATAGGCGCCTCGATCCGCAAACTCGAACTCGCTTCCGACCAGGCGCTTCGTCGTCGAGTCAACAACCAATTGGTTAGGTGCGGCCAACGCCTGCAGGCGAGCGGCCAGATTCGGAGTTTCCCCGAAAACAGACCGCTCCTTCGCCGTTTCCTCTCCCATGACCTCGCCCACGATGACGTGGCCTGTTGCGATCCCGATTCGCGCAGCAACTTCAAACGCCTGTTGGGCGGGATATTCGCGGGGAAGGGTCTTGACCAAATCCAGCACGGCCAGTCCGGCATGCACCGCTCGTTCCGCGTCATGCTCGTAGGCATGAGGATATCCGAAGTACACCAGAAGCCCATCACCCATGTATTTTGCGATATAGCCGTTGAATCGGCTGATCGCTTGGCTACAAGTATCCAGAAAACGTCGGATGGCCGTTTGGAGGTCTTCAGGGTCCAGCTGACTCGCGAGTGCCGTCGAGCCCACAAGGTCACAGAACATAATCGTCAATTGACGACGTTCTGCTTGATCTCGACTGGAAGGTAACGGCGTGATGTCTTTCGCGGTGGGAATAGTTAGAGTGGCTGCAGTATCGCCTTCGCCGGTTGCCGACAGTTGCGCCATTGCACGCAGAAGTTGCTTTCGATGGCCAAGCACAATGCCCATCGACGCCAAATCGCCGTCATTCAGCTCAGGCAAGACATCCCATGTAATGGCGTTCTGCTCAAACAGCTCTCGATAGCGAGCAAGGCCGAGACTTTGCAGCCATGCAGCGACCGGATCATTCATGATGAATGCTTACACGCGACACACGGGTTCAGAACCTCTTGCAGCCGACGAAGCATTGACCGATAATGATCGGCATGATCGAGAGTCCTTCTTCGACCAAGACCGGTCATCGGACCATTGTCCGACACATCGAGTATCGACTCGTCTGCATCGGCATGTCGGTCATCGCGTACTTGCTCGAAAGAGCCGTCCTGCGCTCGATCAAACGCGGCGTAGACGCCACGCCTAACGCTTAACGCCCCCGCACCAGATCAAAGACCAGTCCGGCCGCCAACAGGCAGGCCGCGATGCCGAACGTTATCGGTATCCATCCGGCGACGGTCTCCGATGTGGCCGTGAGCCCGCTGGCGAGAATGCTTGCCGCTGCGGTCAGACCCAATGTCAGCCGTCGCCCCGTCCGACGAACCATATCTTCGAGCGAATCAGCCCGAAAATTCACGACCAGCTTCTGGCCCGGCCTCGCCCCGATGAGACGTTCGATGGCTTCCATCACCTGCTCGGCCCGCACCTTAAGTTTCTGAGACTGATACGCGAGCGCCTTGGGATCGAGCGAAGCCCCCATGCGCTTGATCATCACGCGCATCAAGAACTTGCCCGCAACATCATAGGGGTCAAGTTTCGGATCGAGAGCCGCCGTCGCCAATTGAACTTGCGCCAGAGCCTTAGCGGCGAGCGTGAGCGAGGCCGGCAGCGGCACGCCGTGTCGAAACGCGGTCGCGCTCATTTCCTGGAGGAGCGGTCCAATCTGCATCTCTGCGAGAGCCGCCTTGCGGTACTTCGCCATGACTTCGCCGATTTCACCTTGAAAACGAGGAACGTCCAGATCGCTGCGGTCGGTCGAACCCGTCATCATCAATGTGACATCGCTGAGAAAGACAACG
The nucleotide sequence above comes from Nitrospira sp.. Encoded proteins:
- a CDS encoding lipocalin-like domain-containing protein, with product MRVVRPVVLIVALLASDFSWVFGANPPPAPFQLATAGYRYNFPRDHGSHPTYRTEWWYYTGHLQSKNGRSFGFELTFFRRAIPPDEIKTLPSKWSISHLYLAHFAVTDINGKRFHFSDKLSREGLGKAGADESRLHVWIDDWRAEASTEPSASHTLVARDETHTLALTLKPAKPLVAHGVDGISRKGKEVGQASHYYSFTRLTTTGSLTIDGEQFEVSGTSWMDHEFGSADLGTDQVGWDWFSIQLEDDTELMLYRMRRKDGSSDLASSGTAVAPDGRTRHLEVTDFQIESSGTWTSPASKATYPSRWRLQFPSLDLALDVTPLLADQELRTSRSTKVSYWEGAVAVTGTKQGQPVKGQGYVELTGYTERLKM
- a CDS encoding LON peptidase substrate-binding domain-containing protein, with protein sequence MQTDRGQEPAERSASKHAEPFPIPGRLPVFPLPNVVFFPKTYLPLHIFEPRYRRMVADVTMGGQCIAMALLKEGWEPDYYGNPAIYPALCIGRIVSVQPLPDGRSNILLQGLERCEISEEHFDKPYREATIRVTPMRFDEGLTKDVRRALIDMLGRYLQAREDSAAWQGFFRDEVSDEVLVNTLSTYLDCTPLEKQFLLEADGLYQRARRLNDLVQFMLHEHPDTKG
- a CDS encoding ATP-binding cassette domain-containing protein; this translates as MNRTIAIDVSRLCKSYDSHKAVDDLSFQVYAGEIFGLLGPNGAGKSTTLRTLITLLHPTSGRATIMGYDSVREADQVRTVIGYVPQERAIDRFLTGREHLQLLGALYHLTKEEAAKRIGELLKLVELEAHADRPAKTYSGGMKRKLDIACGLLPDPKILFLDEPTLGLDVQSRLRIWDYVRMLKARGMTVVMTTNYLDEADRLCDRLAIIDGGKIKTLGSPAELKIALGGDIVALTLKETSRIPSLESDLTGRPAIKTVKATTKGLDIRVESPEKALPTILESANRLGCDIEFIQYNRPRLDDVFIAHTGRAITESAPEVESA
- a CDS encoding ABC transporter permease; its protein translation is MGHYWQEINALTMRWVRRLSREKFSMLFTLVQPMLFWLIFFGNLFQRAADTQVMQAPNYISFLAAGVVVMTVLNNGLAGGVDLLFDKENGFLERLMSTPIHRTSVILSRFIFVMAITSMQVLVILGVSYLFGVYPATGILGVATILLIGMMFGVGLTAISMAMAFSVKSHGDFFSVLGFLSLPMIFLSSALVPLTAMPGWMSFLAQFNPMTWAIDAVRPLILSGWTEALPHVGMVVLVMIVFDALCLYGGAKAFRRAMG
- a CDS encoding transglutaminase-like domain-containing protein gives rise to the protein MIPENQIRALIRLLSDEDDRIVRTISGRLIDIGPSAVPLLQEAEIEQPEMADRIASVLDEIRGSKLEDELATLTARSDQPMCLETGAFMIARYAYPTLDVARYREQLDTMADEVRARIGHRASGEEAVNALNRYLFAEQGFKGNTKNYYEVENSYLNCVMDRRVGIPISLSAVYLLIGQRLALPLFGIGMPGHFLVKYESDRYKIFIDCFNGGALLTEKNCARFLTEAGYGFEDKYLQKSPVRAILSRMIKNLLAIYSKSGDIGRTTRLTNFIEILGGVPREEGL
- a CDS encoding MBL fold metallo-hydrolase; this translates as MRLTILGSGTNVHPSRAAAGYLVRTDQLIVLDFGPRTLMNLIKTGVDRHRITHILFSHFHADHFSDFITFFFDAVIYAKYGGGHRPAMTLIGPKGTIRLLQSIMRSFPSFSPAPFRVALKEVTTKPFTIGDTRIVPKPVVHVPDLSSVGYRIEYRDRTIVYSGDVQYCDALVALCKDADLAVLDCSFPANRPGAAHLHAGQCGQVAKEAGVGQLVLSHFYPVADRYDVKAQAGEQYGGKIWKGKDLLTIPV
- a CDS encoding adenylate/guanylate cyclase domain-containing protein encodes the protein MNDPVAAWLQSLGLARYRELFEQNAITWDVLPELNDGDLASMGIVLGHRKQLLRAMAQLSATGEGDTAATLTIPTAKDITPLPSSRDQAERRQLTIMFCDLVGSTALASQLDPEDLQTAIRRFLDTCSQAISRFNGYIAKYMGDGLLVYFGYPHAYEHDAERAVHAGLAVLDLVKTLPREYPAQQAFEVAARIGIATGHVIVGEVMGEETAKERSVFGETPNLAARLQALAAPNQLVVDSTTKRLVGSEFEFADRGAYSLKGFETPVHVWQVLSIKPSASRFESYRAGRLGHFIGREHETALLLGRWHEAVCGEGQVVILCGEAGIGKSRMVRSLRDRLAEEGYQTIQFQCSPYHTNTALYPVITYLRQAAGLTGEDTPPTQLRKLDALALDSGIDDRTTVSLLADLLSIRTDDLRPPPNVSSEKRKEMTLEAFVQQLQRLAGRCPTLFIVEDAHWLDPTTMDLLTRIIDRIQPMRVLLIIAFRPDFKPVWADYGHVTFLTLSRLPRRHSVELLGSLTGGKSLPLEVEQAILAKTDGVPLYIEELTKNLLESGLLTEEKDSFILKAPLRDLSIPDSLQALLMERIDRLGPAKEIVQMGASIGREFSYELLRETVDVTEGELKTALDLLKASGLIFQEGDIPAAKYLFKHGLIQDAAYSTLPKKSRRFLHARIAKALESRFAERVKSEPELLAYHYEQAGAINSAVQYWHLAAQRDAARSADAEALSHFNRTLHLLETLPQSQERNALELDLLIARGAPLLTLRGYASDEIEHNYLRARSLSQENPGSERYFLSIWGLWVFQLVRGPLAKACTLADSLLSWANHQQNPDPLIRAHESVGSTYSFLGRFDEAKGHLRQAKSLYDPDRHRSQTLPYTQDPGITARIMLARTLWILGEIDEVEALVTEAIAMARELEHPYTLAFTLATASWVCSTLRDTNRTLSLTEEAILLSTKHSFEVPLAWAMSFQGWALAEQGKETGLERLAEGLSVARRAKASLNNTYTLALLAESHLRNQHIAEGLAAIQQAQELAVTQGERCWQAELLRLKGELLVAQSDPPIVAAEQCFSEAVQVARDQRARMLELRAAAGLARLLRKLNKPDIARRTLDSICSRFSEQGSNPDLMEAQKILAQLGVVS